The Apium graveolens cultivar Ventura chromosome 6, ASM990537v1, whole genome shotgun sequence genome contains a region encoding:
- the LOC141668527 gene encoding cytokinin dehydrogenase 1-like isoform X2, with protein sequence MILPCAGFLIQNNILFVKGLMILFLSVLAIKLNLCFSSFPLSSESICLEGRLSFVNNEFAASDFGHRYHYLPLAVLHPKSVSDISKILKHVWRMGPESGLKVAARGHGHSLQGQSQADRGIVITMESLRTPEMQVHNGKSPYVDVSAGELWINILHETLKFGLAPKSWTDYLHLTVGGTLSNAGISGQAFRHGPQICNVQQLEVVTGKGEVLTCSEKLNSELFHGVLGGLGQFGIITRAKISLQPAPESVKWIRVLYSDFATFSRDQEYLISADETFDYIEGFVIKNRPNLINSWKSFFDPQDPDGASDFKSDGKEIKSLLSQLSYIPSTLFMSEVSYVQFLDRVHTSELKLRPKGLWDIPHPWLNLLVPQSKIKTFAAEAFGNILTDTNNGPVIIYPVNKSKWNNRTSLVLPDEDIFYLVAFLSHAVPSATGTDVVDLILNRNKKILDFCEAAHLGVKQYLPHYLNQEQWRGHFGPHWETFRTRKSTYDPLAILAPGQRIFPTKISYL encoded by the exons ATGATCTTACCTTGTGCAGGCTTTCTCATTCAAAACAACATTCTTTTCGTCAAAGGCTTGATGATCTTGTTTCTCAGTGTTCTAGCAATCAAGCTCAACCTTTGTTTTTCTAGTTTCCCTTTGTCATCAGAGAGTATTTGTCTCGAGGGGCGTCTCAGTTTTGTTAATAATGAATTTGCAGCAAGTGATTTTGGACACCGATATCATTACCTCCCGTTAGCAGTCCTCCATCCAAAATCAGTTTCTGACATATCGAAGATATTAAAGCATGTCTGGAGAATGGGTCCAGAGTCAGGGCTCAAGGTTGCAGCTAGAGGACATGGTCACTCACTGCAAGGCCAGTCACAAGCTGATCGAGGAATCGTGATCACCATGGAATCACTGAGAACACCTGAAATGCAGGTTCACAACGGGAAATCCCCTTACGTGGACGTTTCTGCTGGCGAATTATGGATAAATATCCTACATGAAACACTCAAATTTGGGTTAGCACCAAAATCTTGGACAGATTACCTGCATCTGACTGTCGGCGGTACTTTATCAAATGCAGGGATAAGCGGTCAGGCATTTCGACATGGCCCCCAGATCTGTAATGTACAACAGCTTGAAGTTGTTACAG GAAAAGGAGAAGTGCTAACTTGTTCCGAGAAACTAAATTCAGAGCTCTTTCATGGAGTTCTAGGAGGACTCGGTCAGTTTGGCATAATAACTCGAGCAAAAATTTCACTGCAACCAGCACCTGAATCG GTAAAATGGATCAGAGTTCTGTACTCAGACTTCGCCACATTCTCGAGAGACCAGGAGTATTTAATATCTGCAGACGAAACATTTGATTATATCGAAGGATTTGTCATTAAAAACAGACCAAATCTCATAAATAGCTGGAAAAGTTTCTTCGACCCTCAAGATCCTGATGGAGCCAGTGACTTTAAGTCAGATGGTAAG GAAATCAAGAGCTTACTATCTCAGCTAAGCTACATTCCCTCCACTCTTTTTATGTCCGAGGTTTCATACGTGCAATTCCTCGACAGAGTTCACACCTCGGAGCTCAAACTAAGACCGAAAGGGCTGTGGGATATCCCCCACCCCTGGCTCAATCTCCTTGTTCCGCAAAGCAAAATAAAAACCTTTGCTGCAGAAGCTTTTGGCAACATTCTAACAGATACTAATAACGGCCCTGTAATTATCTACCCGGTTAACAAGTCAAA GTGGAACAACAGAACTTCTCTGGTTCTTCCAGATGAAGATATATTCTACCTAGTAGCATTTCTTTCCCATGCAGTCCCTTCGGCTACAGGAACAGACGTCGTGGACCTAATACTGAATCGCAACAAAAAAATTCTAGATTTTTGTGAGGCAGCCCACCTAGGGGTAAAGCAATATCTGCCACATTATCTCAACCAAGAACAATGGAGGGGTCACTTTGGTCCACACTGGGAAACATTCAGAACGAGAAAATCGACGTATGACCCTCTCGCAATTCTTGCTCCTGGCCAAAGAATTTTCCCTACAAAAATATCCTACTTATGA
- the LOC141668527 gene encoding cytokinin dehydrogenase 1-like isoform X1, whose translation MILPCAGFLIQNNILFVKGLMILFLSVLAIKLNLCFSSFPLSSESICLEGRLSFVNNEFAASDFGHRYHYLPLAVLHPKSVSDISKILKHVWRMGPESGLKVAARGHGHSLQGQSQADRGIVITMESLRTPEMQVHNGKSPYVDVSAGELWINILHETLKFGLAPKSWTDYLHLTVGGTLSNAGISGQAFRHGPQICNVQQLEVVTGKGEVLTCSEKLNSELFHGVLGGLGQFGIITRAKISLQPAPESVKWIRVLYSDFATFSRDQEYLISADETFDYIEGFVIKNRPNLINSWKSFFDPQDPDGASDFKSDGKVLFCLELAKNFNPDKTDVVSQEIKSLLSQLSYIPSTLFMSEVSYVQFLDRVHTSELKLRPKGLWDIPHPWLNLLVPQSKIKTFAAEAFGNILTDTNNGPVIIYPVNKSKWNNRTSLVLPDEDIFYLVAFLSHAVPSATGTDVVDLILNRNKKILDFCEAAHLGVKQYLPHYLNQEQWRGHFGPHWETFRTRKSTYDPLAILAPGQRIFPTKISYL comes from the exons ATGATCTTACCTTGTGCAGGCTTTCTCATTCAAAACAACATTCTTTTCGTCAAAGGCTTGATGATCTTGTTTCTCAGTGTTCTAGCAATCAAGCTCAACCTTTGTTTTTCTAGTTTCCCTTTGTCATCAGAGAGTATTTGTCTCGAGGGGCGTCTCAGTTTTGTTAATAATGAATTTGCAGCAAGTGATTTTGGACACCGATATCATTACCTCCCGTTAGCAGTCCTCCATCCAAAATCAGTTTCTGACATATCGAAGATATTAAAGCATGTCTGGAGAATGGGTCCAGAGTCAGGGCTCAAGGTTGCAGCTAGAGGACATGGTCACTCACTGCAAGGCCAGTCACAAGCTGATCGAGGAATCGTGATCACCATGGAATCACTGAGAACACCTGAAATGCAGGTTCACAACGGGAAATCCCCTTACGTGGACGTTTCTGCTGGCGAATTATGGATAAATATCCTACATGAAACACTCAAATTTGGGTTAGCACCAAAATCTTGGACAGATTACCTGCATCTGACTGTCGGCGGTACTTTATCAAATGCAGGGATAAGCGGTCAGGCATTTCGACATGGCCCCCAGATCTGTAATGTACAACAGCTTGAAGTTGTTACAG GAAAAGGAGAAGTGCTAACTTGTTCCGAGAAACTAAATTCAGAGCTCTTTCATGGAGTTCTAGGAGGACTCGGTCAGTTTGGCATAATAACTCGAGCAAAAATTTCACTGCAACCAGCACCTGAATCG GTAAAATGGATCAGAGTTCTGTACTCAGACTTCGCCACATTCTCGAGAGACCAGGAGTATTTAATATCTGCAGACGAAACATTTGATTATATCGAAGGATTTGTCATTAAAAACAGACCAAATCTCATAAATAGCTGGAAAAGTTTCTTCGACCCTCAAGATCCTGATGGAGCCAGTGACTTTAAGTCAGATGGTAAGGTACTATTTTGTCTTGAGTTGGCAAAAAACTTTAATCCAGACAAGACTGATGTAGTTTCACAG GAAATCAAGAGCTTACTATCTCAGCTAAGCTACATTCCCTCCACTCTTTTTATGTCCGAGGTTTCATACGTGCAATTCCTCGACAGAGTTCACACCTCGGAGCTCAAACTAAGACCGAAAGGGCTGTGGGATATCCCCCACCCCTGGCTCAATCTCCTTGTTCCGCAAAGCAAAATAAAAACCTTTGCTGCAGAAGCTTTTGGCAACATTCTAACAGATACTAATAACGGCCCTGTAATTATCTACCCGGTTAACAAGTCAAA GTGGAACAACAGAACTTCTCTGGTTCTTCCAGATGAAGATATATTCTACCTAGTAGCATTTCTTTCCCATGCAGTCCCTTCGGCTACAGGAACAGACGTCGTGGACCTAATACTGAATCGCAACAAAAAAATTCTAGATTTTTGTGAGGCAGCCCACCTAGGGGTAAAGCAATATCTGCCACATTATCTCAACCAAGAACAATGGAGGGGTCACTTTGGTCCACACTGGGAAACATTCAGAACGAGAAAATCGACGTATGACCCTCTCGCAATTCTTGCTCCTGGCCAAAGAATTTTCCCTACAAAAATATCCTACTTATGA